The following are from one region of the Paenalkalicoccus suaedae genome:
- a CDS encoding biotin transporter BioY — MNKKRFSTSDITIAAMFVALMAIGANATAMVTVGTVPLTFQTVIAILAGALLGSRLGTFSMIGYIAIGLAGLPIFSGLTGGFGTLTVSTFGFILSFPIIALVTGLIIERKGSFLLAAIAGLITNYAIGVPYLYIHTAFILQIPNISFVALSLGMVPFFIKDSILAVFASVLAPRIKRAVSYNRINKRAA, encoded by the coding sequence ATGAACAAAAAACGCTTCTCCACTTCAGACATAACGATCGCAGCAATGTTTGTCGCATTAATGGCTATAGGTGCAAATGCTACGGCCATGGTTACCGTCGGTACGGTACCACTTACGTTTCAAACGGTTATTGCTATCTTAGCAGGTGCACTTCTTGGGTCACGCTTAGGAACATTTTCTATGATAGGTTACATAGCGATTGGGTTAGCCGGTCTTCCTATCTTCTCTGGATTAACTGGAGGATTTGGCACACTCACTGTTTCAACCTTTGGATTTATTTTATCATTTCCTATTATTGCTCTTGTTACTGGATTAATTATAGAAAGAAAAGGCTCTTTCCTATTAGCTGCAATAGCAGGACTAATTACCAACTACGCTATAGGCGTTCCCTATCTATATATTCACACTGCATTCATCTTACAAATACCTAATATTTCATTTGTAGCTTTATCACTTGGAATGGTTCCGTTCTTTATTAAAGATAGTATATTAGCTGTCTTTGCATCTGTCCTCGCACCTAGAATCAAACGCGCGGTTTCTTATAATAGAATAAATAAACGAGCAGCATGA
- a CDS encoding Na+/H+ antiporter family protein, with product MNAVIVAVLLMIILSLFRVHVVLALAIGAFAGGLVSGMSLQDTITAFQSGLEGGVTVALSYGLLGAFAVGISYTGLPKLLVEKAVRLIGKQGESRRRSLTKVLIVLIIALISSFSQNLIPIHIAFIPILIPPLLYVFNELKLDRRATATALTFGLKAPYLLIPAGYGLVFQEEILVPNLNENGMNVSLSMVPQAMLIPVSGMLVGLLIAIFISYKKPREYEDRSLTQTESTSEPQESSLFGNVIAVTSIVAVVAVQITTNSMLVGSLTGIIILYAYFVYLQVTKRASLSDADTLLTSGMKMLAFIGFIMITAGGFAEVIRETGHVELLVDNASGFIGDNRALAAIVMLVLGLFITMGIGSSFATIPIIAVIFVPLATAVGFSPMATIALIGTAAALGDAGSPASDSTLGPTAGLNADGQHNHIWDTCVPTFLHFNIPLIIFGFLAAMIL from the coding sequence ATGAATGCTGTTATCGTAGCAGTACTATTAATGATCATACTAAGCCTGTTTCGTGTCCACGTTGTATTAGCACTTGCTATCGGCGCATTTGCCGGTGGGTTAGTCTCAGGCATGAGCCTGCAGGACACGATCACAGCGTTCCAATCAGGACTCGAAGGAGGCGTAACCGTCGCGCTCAGCTACGGCCTACTCGGAGCCTTTGCAGTAGGTATCAGTTACACGGGACTTCCAAAGCTCTTAGTTGAAAAAGCGGTACGATTAATTGGGAAGCAGGGTGAATCGCGCAGACGTTCCTTAACAAAGGTACTTATCGTTCTTATCATTGCACTTATTTCAAGCTTTTCACAAAACTTAATTCCGATCCACATTGCATTTATTCCAATATTAATCCCGCCACTATTGTATGTGTTCAACGAGCTTAAGCTCGACCGACGCGCTACAGCAACGGCATTAACTTTCGGATTAAAGGCACCATACTTACTCATCCCAGCAGGTTACGGACTCGTCTTCCAAGAAGAGATCCTCGTACCTAACTTAAATGAGAACGGCATGAACGTATCACTTAGCATGGTACCTCAAGCGATGCTGATACCAGTCTCTGGGATGCTCGTAGGTTTATTAATCGCTATCTTTATTTCTTATAAGAAACCACGTGAATACGAGGATCGATCATTAACGCAAACGGAGAGCACATCAGAGCCACAAGAGAGCTCCTTGTTCGGTAACGTGATTGCAGTTACTTCTATAGTTGCTGTTGTAGCTGTTCAAATTACGACAAATTCGATGTTGGTAGGGTCTCTTACAGGTATCATTATTCTCTATGCGTACTTCGTGTATTTACAGGTAACAAAACGCGCCTCACTATCAGACGCGGATACATTACTTACAAGCGGGATGAAGATGCTTGCGTTTATTGGGTTTATCATGATCACAGCTGGTGGATTTGCAGAAGTAATTAGAGAGACGGGTCATGTGGAACTATTAGTTGATAATGCATCTGGCTTTATCGGAGACAATCGTGCTCTTGCAGCGATCGTCATGCTTGTCCTTGGACTCTTCATTACAATGGGGATTGGTTCTTCCTTTGCGACTATTCCTATTATTGCTGTCATTTTTGTACCATTAGCGACTGCTGTTGGATTTTCCCCAATGGCTACGATCGCGCTCATTGGAACTGCAGCGGCACTTGGAGATGCAGGATCACCTGCATCGGATAGTACGCTAGGACCGACGGCTGGACTAAATGCTGACGGTCAGCACAATCACATTTGGGACACTTGTGTACCTACTTTCTTACACTTTAATATTCCATTAATCATCTTCGGCTTCCTTGCTGCGATGATACTATAG
- a CDS encoding DctP family TRAP transporter solute-binding subunit, which produces MMKKTGLLTGAVSLSLLLAACGGGNDGNDATGGNNAGNNGNAGNADAGNTDTSDIAAQDWRIVVEETQGQVQYEYAQEFANLLNEKSDGALTLDVYEFGALGSEVDQVEQLQQGIIEFAVISPGFTGTLVPEGNIFALQFLFPDDQEVSQEILNDSEALNVDLAEKYVEQSIMPLSFWTEGAMQWTGSTPIQTPEDFEGFQMRTQESPLILESYRAYGADPTAMSWGELYTGLQQGTVDGQENPIFFIADANFNEVQDHMTISNHNMYVTMTTVNPDFYNGLDEATQSIIDESIEEMKQRGFDIQAEQNEEFLSIIEDDTDNPTEIYELSEDERDAFRELAVPVRDFFRDDVGEDGAMILDKLEEEIAEMSGDEA; this is translated from the coding sequence ATGATGAAAAAAACAGGTCTCTTAACAGGAGCAGTATCACTTAGTTTATTACTAGCTGCATGTGGCGGCGGTAACGACGGAAATGACGCAACTGGAGGGAACAATGCCGGTAACAATGGTAATGCTGGCAACGCAGACGCAGGCAATACAGACACTAGCGATATCGCAGCTCAAGACTGGAGAATCGTAGTAGAAGAAACGCAAGGGCAGGTTCAATACGAATATGCACAAGAATTTGCGAATCTTTTAAACGAAAAATCAGATGGAGCTCTAACTTTAGACGTTTATGAGTTCGGTGCACTTGGTAGTGAAGTAGACCAAGTAGAACAACTGCAACAAGGTATTATAGAATTTGCTGTCATCTCACCTGGGTTTACAGGTACATTAGTGCCTGAAGGAAATATCTTTGCCCTACAGTTCCTCTTCCCGGACGACCAGGAGGTAAGCCAGGAAATTCTAAACGACTCCGAAGCATTAAATGTTGATTTAGCAGAGAAATACGTGGAGCAAAGCATTATGCCATTATCCTTCTGGACAGAAGGTGCGATGCAGTGGACAGGAAGCACGCCAATCCAAACTCCAGAAGATTTTGAAGGATTCCAAATGCGTACGCAGGAATCTCCACTAATTTTAGAATCTTACAGAGCTTACGGTGCTGATCCGACAGCAATGAGCTGGGGTGAGCTTTACACAGGTCTTCAGCAAGGTACAGTTGATGGACAAGAAAACCCGATCTTCTTTATCGCCGATGCTAACTTCAACGAAGTACAGGATCACATGACGATTTCTAACCACAACATGTACGTGACAATGACAACTGTGAATCCTGACTTCTACAATGGACTAGATGAAGCGACGCAATCGATTATTGATGAGTCTATTGAAGAAATGAAGCAGCGTGGATTTGATATTCAAGCCGAGCAAAACGAAGAGTTCCTATCCATTATCGAGGATGACACTGATAATCCAACGGAAATTTATGAGCTATCTGAAGACGAGCGCGATGCATTCCGTGAGCTAGCAGTTCCGGTTCGTGACTTCTTCCGTGATGATGTTGGAGAAGATGGTGCAATGATTCTTGATAAGTTAGAAGAAGAGATTGCAGAAATGTCTGGTGACGAAGCGTAA
- a CDS encoding TRAP transporter large permease, with product MLWIILGVMVLLLFLGVPMMIPLIAGPLIMLLFFDIGPQPTFMIQQMVEGISSFVLLAVPLFIFAADIMTSGRTSRKLLDFIGAFVGHLRGGYAITTAAACTMFGSISGSTQATVVAIGKPMRERLLKVGYKDSSAIALIINSSDVALLIPPSIGMIIYALVARDASVGDLFIAGIGPGVMIFAFFAIYSFAYAKIHNIPMAPKMPWKERGNVTLKALLPLGFPVIIIGGIYRGIFSPTEAAAISVVYALLLEVVFFRSIKITELPKIALSSGIVTSAVFVLVAAGQAFSWVISFARIPQMLTDAVIGPDASALYILLIVALFFFIGCMFVDPIVVILILTPIFYPVAMQAGIDPVHLGVVIVFQAALGSATPPFGVDIFTASAVFNKPYLEVIRGTPPYIVMLLIVAVLVILFEDISLFLLRLL from the coding sequence ATGCTTTGGATAATTTTAGGGGTTATGGTCCTCCTACTCTTCTTGGGCGTACCTATGATGATTCCACTAATTGCTGGCCCATTAATTATGCTGCTGTTTTTCGATATCGGACCTCAGCCAACATTTATGATCCAGCAAATGGTGGAAGGGATATCATCCTTCGTCCTACTTGCCGTACCACTATTTATATTTGCTGCTGACATAATGACGTCAGGGCGCACATCGCGTAAGCTTTTAGATTTTATCGGCGCTTTTGTGGGTCACTTACGAGGTGGCTATGCAATTACAACTGCAGCCGCATGTACGATGTTTGGTTCCATATCAGGTTCGACACAGGCGACAGTAGTAGCAATCGGTAAACCGATGCGAGAGAGACTTTTAAAAGTTGGCTACAAAGATTCGAGTGCGATTGCACTTATTATTAACTCAAGTGACGTTGCTTTATTAATTCCACCGAGTATCGGAATGATTATCTACGCTTTAGTAGCGAGAGACGCATCTGTAGGTGATCTGTTCATTGCCGGTATTGGACCAGGTGTCATGATCTTTGCTTTCTTTGCTATTTATTCCTTTGCTTATGCGAAGATTCATAACATACCGATGGCTCCAAAGATGCCGTGGAAAGAACGTGGGAATGTGACGTTAAAGGCATTACTACCATTAGGATTCCCGGTCATTATTATCGGTGGTATTTACCGAGGTATTTTCTCACCTACGGAAGCAGCTGCAATTTCCGTTGTGTACGCATTACTTTTAGAGGTAGTCTTTTTCCGTTCCATTAAAATTACAGAGCTACCTAAAATCGCGCTATCATCTGGTATTGTCACATCAGCAGTATTTGTACTAGTTGCAGCAGGACAAGCATTCTCGTGGGTTATCTCCTTTGCGAGGATCCCGCAAATGCTAACGGACGCAGTTATTGGTCCGGATGCATCCGCTTTATACATTCTTTTAATCGTAGCGCTATTTTTCTTTATTGGATGCATGTTCGTTGATCCGATCGTTGTTATTTTAATTTTAACTCCGATTTTCTATCCCGTAGCCATGCAGGCTGGTATTGACCCAGTCCACTTAGGAGTGGTTATCGTGTTCCAGGCAGCGCTAGGATCTGCGACACCACCATTTGGGGTAGATATTTTCACCGCGAGTGCGGTCTTTAATAAACCGTATTTAGAGGTTATTAGGGGCACGCCTCCGTATATTGTCATGCTGCTCATCGTAGCGGTATTAGTCATCTTGTTTGAAGATATTTCTCTATTCTTACTGAGACTTCTATAG
- a CDS encoding TRAP transporter small permease: protein MPTTQNETKQKGPFAGVVKVVKVLDAALHTVEKFILSWAMIMIAFLTAGNVISRELTGVSWFFSAELSRLALIVASFIGISYAARKGRHISMSAFFDMAPKKPKKFLAIFNPLLTATILFVVAYYAALYTIDVYESGRTTAALRFPFWLMVVAIPIGCFLGGLQYLRNMWMNIKHKEVYLAQDKKDYTEQL from the coding sequence ATGCCGACCACTCAAAACGAGACCAAGCAGAAGGGTCCATTTGCAGGCGTGGTAAAGGTTGTTAAAGTACTTGATGCTGCTTTGCATACGGTAGAGAAATTCATCCTAAGCTGGGCGATGATTATGATCGCATTCTTAACTGCTGGTAATGTAATTTCCCGAGAATTAACAGGGGTGAGCTGGTTCTTTTCCGCCGAGCTAAGTCGTTTAGCACTTATCGTTGCGAGCTTTATAGGAATAAGCTATGCAGCAAGGAAGGGTCGCCACATTAGTATGTCTGCATTTTTTGATATGGCACCTAAAAAGCCGAAGAAGTTCTTGGCGATTTTTAATCCACTTCTGACAGCAACCATCCTATTCGTAGTCGCTTACTACGCTGCGCTATACACGATTGACGTATATGAATCAGGCCGTACAACTGCCGCTTTACGATTTCCATTCTGGCTAATGGTTGTTGCGATCCCTATTGGATGCTTCTTAGGAGGGCTTCAATATTTACGAAACATGTGGATGAATATTAAACACAAAGAAGTATATCTTGCACAAGACAAAAAGGATTACACCGAACAACTTTAA
- a CDS encoding divergent PAP2 family protein: protein MELFTNFPLLVALFTIFFAQFIKVPLQFIAYRKLDWTLLTSTGGMPSSHSGAVTALSTAIALEHGLDSPLFAISAIFGVIVMFDATGVRRHAGEQATVINRLVTDFNKMVNEMKHWPEKKEQEKRKELKELLGHQPIEVFFGGLLGIALALLLHAIFH, encoded by the coding sequence ATGGAATTATTTACGAATTTCCCGCTTTTAGTAGCGTTGTTTACGATTTTCTTTGCGCAATTTATTAAAGTACCACTACAATTTATCGCCTACCGTAAGCTTGACTGGACTCTTTTAACAAGTACAGGTGGAATGCCCAGTTCTCATTCTGGAGCTGTAACAGCCCTTTCTACTGCGATAGCTTTAGAGCACGGATTAGACTCACCCCTTTTTGCTATTTCAGCAATTTTTGGTGTAATCGTGATGTTCGACGCGACAGGCGTTAGACGCCATGCTGGCGAGCAAGCAACGGTAATCAACCGACTTGTAACAGATTTCAACAAAATGGTAAATGAAATGAAGCATTGGCCAGAGAAGAAAGAACAGGAAAAACGAAAAGAATTAAAGGAGCTACTTGGTCATCAGCCGATTGAGGTATTTTTCGGAGGATTACTAGGAATTGCGTTAGCACTACTTTTACATGCTATTTTTCATTAA
- a CDS encoding YuiB family protein yields the protein MLSIPQLIIAILLYFVLFFGIGFILNMVLRSTWTMAIIYPLVVIFMVDDAGFFSYFSSPGESFSALGSDLVSLATADIIILLSGLAGAILSGIAIRMLRVRGYQMF from the coding sequence GTGTTAAGTATTCCACAGCTTATTATTGCAATACTGCTTTATTTTGTATTATTTTTCGGTATCGGTTTCATTTTAAATATGGTTCTTCGGTCAACGTGGACAATGGCAATCATTTATCCACTTGTTGTAATCTTTATGGTAGATGACGCTGGATTCTTCAGCTACTTCTCCTCACCAGGAGAATCATTCTCGGCTCTAGGCTCTGATTTGGTTAGTTTAGCAACAGCTGATATTATCATTTTGTTATCTGGATTAGCAGGTGCTATTTTGTCAGGTATCGCGATTCGCATGCTACGAGTTAGAGGATATCAAATGTTTTAA
- a CDS encoding YuiA family protein, which produces MKYKRKRITHGQCSYCAGKGYHQLLLGGSETCEHCHGSGKSSS; this is translated from the coding sequence ATGAAGTACAAACGAAAGCGAATCACGCACGGTCAATGTTCGTACTGCGCAGGAAAAGGCTATCATCAGCTATTACTCGGTGGCTCTGAAACATGTGAGCACTGTCACGGTTCTGGTAAAAGCTCCTCATAA
- a CDS encoding NAD(P)/FAD-dependent oxidoreductase: MKQKQKIVILGAGYGGMILAARLQKSTVYRDAQITLVNKHNYHYQTTWLHEPAAGTMHPEKTRMKIDSVIDFNKISFVKDTVLEVKPEERKVVLENAELDYDILVVGLGSEPETFGIPGVHEHAFAIRSVNSVRVIREHIEYNFANYNKQDEKDDSLLTFIVAGAGFTGIEFIGELSERIPELCEEYDIPREKVKLYSVEAAPTALPGFDEELVEYAMNVLESRGVEFKINTPIEEVTAQGVRLKGGEEIHSNTVVWTTGVRGNSVIEKSGFESMRGRIKVEKDLRAPGHEDVFVIGDCALIINEEINRPYPPTAQIAIQQAYTAANNIKALIEGKKDLEAFKPDIKGTVASLGGKEAIGVVGSRKVYGNSASVVKKMIDNRYLFLLGGMPLVLKKGKLKFF, from the coding sequence ATGAAACAGAAGCAAAAGATCGTCATTCTAGGTGCCGGGTACGGTGGAATGATTCTAGCTGCACGTCTACAAAAGTCTACTGTATATCGTGACGCGCAAATTACGCTAGTAAATAAGCACAACTATCATTATCAAACAACATGGTTACACGAGCCAGCTGCAGGGACAATGCATCCTGAGAAGACTCGTATGAAGATCGACAGCGTAATCGATTTTAATAAAATTAGCTTTGTGAAGGACACGGTTTTAGAAGTAAAGCCTGAAGAGCGCAAAGTAGTTCTTGAGAATGCAGAACTTGACTACGATATTCTTGTAGTAGGTCTAGGTTCTGAGCCTGAAACATTTGGTATCCCAGGTGTACACGAGCATGCATTTGCTATCCGCAGTGTAAACTCTGTTCGTGTTATTCGTGAGCACATCGAATACAACTTCGCAAACTACAATAAGCAGGACGAGAAGGATGATTCTCTTCTAACGTTTATCGTAGCTGGAGCTGGATTCACTGGAATCGAGTTTATTGGTGAGCTTTCTGAGCGTATCCCTGAGCTTTGCGAAGAGTACGATATTCCTCGTGAAAAAGTGAAGCTATATTCTGTTGAAGCGGCACCAACTGCACTTCCTGGCTTTGATGAAGAGCTTGTTGAGTATGCAATGAACGTACTTGAAAGCCGTGGCGTAGAGTTCAAGATCAACACGCCAATCGAAGAAGTAACTGCTCAAGGCGTTCGTCTAAAAGGCGGGGAAGAAATTCATTCTAATACGGTAGTATGGACTACTGGCGTTCGCGGTAACTCTGTTATTGAGAAGTCAGGCTTTGAATCTATGCGTGGCAGAATTAAGGTTGAGAAAGATCTTCGCGCTCCTGGTCATGAAGATGTATTTGTCATCGGTGACTGTGCGTTAATCATTAACGAAGAGATCAATCGTCCATATCCTCCAACAGCGCAAATCGCGATTCAGCAAGCTTACACTGCTGCAAACAATATCAAGGCGCTTATAGAAGGAAAGAAAGACCTTGAAGCATTCAAGCCAGATATTAAAGGTACAGTTGCATCACTTGGTGGTAAGGAAGCAATCGGTGTAGTTGGATCCCGTAAAGTTTACGGTAACTCTGCATCTGTCGTGAAGAAAATGATCGACAACCGTTACCTATTCCTACTTGGTGGTATGCCACTAGTACTCAAAAAAGGGAAGCTAAAGTTCTTTTAA
- a CDS encoding NAD(P)/FAD-dependent oxidoreductase yields MSHNQEVFDMTIIGGGPVGLYTAFYAGLRQAKVKIVEAMPQLGGQLSALYPEKYIYDVAGYPKVRAQELVDSLTEQAMQFDPAIVLGEAVEKVERDEEGIFTLTTNKGTHLTRTVIIAAGVGAFQPRRLKIEGAERFEETNLHYFVNDLNRFAGEKVVIAGGGDSAVDWTLMLEDIAEKVTIVHRRDKFRAHEHSVEQLHSSEKIDVMTPYNVDELHYDDDRITAVTLVDKEGEKTKVDIDSLIVNYGFVSNLGPIKTWGLTIDKNAIIVNSNTETNIPGIYAVGDIVNYEGKAKLIATGFGEAPTAVNKAKVFIDPKAAATAGHSTSLF; encoded by the coding sequence GTGTCACACAATCAAGAGGTTTTTGATATGACCATTATCGGCGGGGGTCCTGTCGGTTTATATACGGCATTTTATGCTGGTTTGCGTCAAGCAAAGGTAAAAATTGTCGAGGCAATGCCTCAGCTTGGTGGACAGCTATCTGCCTTATATCCGGAAAAATACATTTATGATGTAGCAGGATATCCAAAAGTACGCGCTCAAGAGCTAGTAGATAGCTTAACGGAGCAAGCTATGCAGTTCGACCCAGCTATCGTTCTAGGAGAAGCTGTTGAGAAAGTAGAACGAGACGAGGAAGGTATTTTTACGTTAACGACAAATAAAGGAACGCATCTTACTCGTACCGTTATTATCGCAGCAGGTGTTGGAGCATTCCAACCAAGACGTTTAAAAATTGAAGGTGCGGAGCGCTTTGAAGAAACAAACCTGCATTACTTCGTTAATGACTTAAATCGTTTCGCAGGAGAAAAAGTCGTCATTGCTGGCGGAGGAGACTCTGCAGTAGACTGGACGCTTATGCTTGAAGATATCGCAGAAAAGGTAACAATTGTTCACCGCCGCGATAAGTTCCGTGCTCATGAGCATAGCGTGGAACAGCTTCACAGCTCTGAAAAAATTGATGTCATGACGCCTTATAATGTAGACGAGCTACATTATGATGACGATCGTATTACAGCTGTTACACTAGTTGATAAAGAAGGCGAAAAGACGAAAGTCGACATCGACTCACTAATAGTAAACTACGGCTTTGTTTCTAACCTTGGGCCAATTAAGACATGGGGTCTAACAATTGATAAAAATGCGATTATCGTTAACTCGAATACAGAAACGAATATACCAGGCATTTATGCTGTCGGGGACATCGTTAACTACGAAGGTAAAGCAAAATTAATTGCTACTGGATTTGGTGAAGCACCTACGGCTGTTAATAAAGCGAAAGTATTTATTGATCCAAAAGCCGCTGCTACAGCAGGACATAGTACTAGCTTATTCTAA
- a CDS encoding HesB/IscA family protein → MITITDAAASQVKEMLASEEDAKFLRVGVQGGGCTGLSYGMGFAMEAEEDDQQLSINGIDLVVDKESAPMLDGVTIDYKQNMMGGGFTLDNPNAIANCGCGASFRTATNAGAPENC, encoded by the coding sequence ATGATCACGATTACAGATGCAGCTGCATCACAAGTCAAAGAAATGCTGGCTTCTGAAGAGGACGCTAAATTCCTTCGAGTCGGCGTACAAGGTGGAGGTTGCACAGGACTTTCCTACGGGATGGGATTTGCAATGGAAGCAGAAGAGGACGATCAACAGCTTTCTATAAATGGAATTGATTTAGTTGTAGATAAAGAAAGTGCGCCAATGCTCGATGGAGTAACAATTGATTATAAACAAAACATGATGGGCGGCGGGTTTACGCTCGATAACCCTAATGCGATTGCTAACTGCGGATGCGGAGCATCGTTCCGTACAGCAACAAACGCTGGTGCGCCTGAGAATTGTTAA
- the mqnE gene encoding aminofutalosine synthase MqnE, protein MSTIILDQELESIKQKVMQGERLTIEDGLKLYESPDLLTIAQLANQVNEQKNGNNVYFIQNMYINPTNVCEASCSFCGFKRKPGEEGAYTMDEAALLKYVEDRWNDNIREFHIVGGHNTEVPFDYYLDTIRTLKKHYPQCTVKAYTGAEIEFFARHANLTMREVLEKLIDAGLDTLPGGGAEILTERYRAKMSPDKASIDQWLEAHEIAHELGLKTHATMLYGSIEKKEERLIHMDRLRQLQDKTNGFMVFIPLAMQPRSMNAGLKRRTSAYDDLRTVAISRLMLDNFDHIKAYWINIGHQLTQMSLTFGSSDIHGTLIEERISHSAGALTSQSLTRDELIHLIKGAGKTPVERDTFYNVIKTY, encoded by the coding sequence ATGAGTACGATCATTCTAGATCAAGAGCTAGAGTCGATCAAGCAAAAGGTGATGCAGGGGGAACGTTTAACAATTGAGGACGGACTAAAGCTTTATGAGTCTCCTGATTTGTTAACAATCGCACAGCTCGCTAATCAAGTGAACGAACAAAAGAACGGAAATAACGTCTATTTCATTCAAAATATGTACATCAATCCAACGAACGTATGTGAAGCAAGCTGTTCATTCTGTGGATTCAAGCGTAAGCCTGGTGAAGAAGGCGCGTACACAATGGACGAAGCTGCCCTCCTTAAATACGTAGAAGACCGCTGGAATGATAACATTCGCGAATTCCATATCGTTGGCGGTCACAACACGGAAGTGCCATTCGACTACTATCTAGATACGATTCGCACACTTAAAAAGCATTATCCACAATGTACGGTTAAAGCTTATACTGGGGCAGAGATCGAGTTCTTCGCAAGACACGCTAACTTAACGATGCGCGAAGTATTAGAAAAGCTGATCGATGCAGGGCTTGATACACTACCTGGTGGCGGTGCGGAGATCTTAACAGAGCGCTATCGTGCTAAAATGAGCCCAGACAAAGCCTCTATAGATCAGTGGCTTGAAGCTCACGAGATTGCTCACGAGCTCGGACTTAAAACACACGCTACGATGCTCTACGGCTCTATCGAAAAGAAAGAGGAGCGCCTCATCCATATGGATCGCCTCCGCCAATTACAGGATAAGACAAACGGCTTTATGGTATTCATTCCACTTGCTATGCAACCACGTAGCATGAACGCAGGTCTTAAGCGTCGTACTTCTGCTTACGATGACCTTCGTACTGTCGCAATTAGTCGTTTAATGCTTGATAACTTTGATCATATTAAAGCATACTGGATCAACATTGGACACCAGCTAACGCAAATGTCCCTAACATTCGGTAGCTCTGATATTCACGGCACACTAATCGAAGAGAGAATTTCTCACTCCGCAGGTGCCCTAACATCACAGAGCTTAACGCGAGATGAGCTTATCCACCTTATCAAAGGCGCAGGTAAGACTCCTGTCGAGCGTGACACGTTCTATAACGTCATTAAGACTTACTAA
- a CDS encoding YuzB family protein, translating to MNPIIEFCVSNLASGSQGALEELERDLDLDVVEYGCLTFCGQCSRSRFALVNGEVVKGETNEELVKNIYQFLEDNPMF from the coding sequence ATGAATCCTATCATAGAATTTTGCGTTAGTAATTTAGCGAGTGGATCGCAAGGAGCTCTTGAAGAGCTAGAGCGGGACCTCGATTTAGATGTAGTAGAATATGGATGTTTAACCTTTTGTGGCCAATGCTCTCGTAGCCGTTTTGCATTAGTAAACGGCGAGGTAGTAAAGGGCGAGACAAACGAAGAATTAGTAAAAAACATTTATCAATTTTTAGAAGACAATCCGATGTTTTAG